In Cicer arietinum cultivar CDC Frontier isolate Library 1 chromosome 7, Cicar.CDCFrontier_v2.0, whole genome shotgun sequence, a single window of DNA contains:
- the LOC101492801 gene encoding serine carboxypeptidase-like 26 — MNVFLFVLQFLSFILLTTPTKASEINVESYESDRITNLPGQPSTPSVSHFSGYITVNQEHGRALFYWFFEAQSEPSNKPLLLWLNGGPGCSSIGYGAVVEIGPLLVNKNGEGLNFNSYSWNQEANLLFVESPVGVGFSYTNTSSDLTILEDHFVAEDAYNFLVNWLQRFPQFKSRDFYIAGESYAGHYIPQLAELIFDRNKDRNSYPFINLKGFIVGNPETEDYYDYKGLLEYAWSHAVISDQQYEKAKQVCDFKQSLWSDECNQVMSQLFHDYSEIDIYNIYAPACRLNKTSSVTSNVPESLTKVKNDYKLKRMRIFGGYDPCYSKYVEEFFNRVDVQSSFHANNNKRENGNIAWKVCNDSILGTYNFSVFSVLPIYTKLIKGGLKIWIYSGDADGRLPVIGTRYCVEALGLPLKSTWRPWYHHNQVGGRIVEYEGLTYVTVRGAGHLVPLNKPTEALSLIHSYLTGDNLPTRP, encoded by the exons ATGAATGTTTTTCTGTTTGTCCTCCAGTTCCTATCTTTCATTCTATTAACTACTCCTACTAAAGCATCTGAAATAAATGTTGAAAGCTATGAATCTGATAGGATAACTAATCTTCCAGGACAACCTTCAACTCCATCAGTTTCACATTTTTCAGGTTACATCACTGTCAATCAAGAACATGGCAGAGCCCTTTTCTATTGGTTCTTTGAAGCTCAATCTGAGCCCTCCAATAAGCCTCTCCTGCTCTGGCTCAATGGAg GACCTGGATGCTCTTCTATTGGATATGGTGCTGTTGTTGAGATAGGACCTCTTTTAGTCAACAAAAATGGTGAAGGACTCAACTTCAACTCATACTCTTGGAATCAAG AAGCAAATTTGTTATTTGTGGAGTCACCTGTTGGAGTTGGTTTTTCTTACACCAACACTTCTTCTGATCTCACTATTTTAGAGGATCATTTTGTTG CTGAGGATGCTTACAATTTCTTGGTGAATTGGCTACAAAGATTTCCACAGTTCAAATCCAGGGACTTTTATATAGCAGGAGAAAGCTATGCTG GTCACTATATTCCTCAGCTTGCAGAGTTAATCTTTGACAGAAACAAAGATAGAAACAGTTACCCTTTTATTAATCTTAAAGGTTTtatt GTGGGAAATCCAGAAACTGAAGATTACTATGATTATAAAGGCCTTCTAGAATATGCATGGAGTCATGCAGTTATATCAGATCAGCAATATGAAAAAGCAAAACAAGTTTGTGATTTTAAACAATCTCTATGGTCTGATGAGTGCAATCAAGTCATGAGTCAACTCTTCCATGATTACTCAGAAATTGACATATACAATATTTATGCCCCAGCATGCCGTTTAAATAAAACATCTTCAGTAACAAGTAATGTCCCTGAATCACTTACAAAG GTGAAAAATGATTATAAACTAAAGAGGATGAGAATATTTGGGGGCTATGATCCTTGTTATTCCAAATATGTAGAAGAATTTTTCAATAGGGTAGATGTTCAATCATCTTTtcatgcaaataataataaaagagaaaacGGTAACATAGCATGGAAGGTTTGCAA TGATTCCATATTGGGGACTTACAACTTCTCTGTTTTTTCTGTCCTACCCATCTACACTAAACTCATCAAGGGTGGCCTTAAGATATGGATCTATAG TGGAGATGCAGATGGGAGATTACCTGTGATAGGGACAAGATATTGTGTTGAGGCTTTAGGATTACCTCTAAAATCTACTTGGAGGCCTTGGTACCACCATAATCAG GTTGGAGGAAGGATAGTAGAATATGAAGGATTGACATATGTGACAGTGAGAGGAGCTGGTCACTTAGTGCCTCTCAACAAACCAACTGAGGCTCTCTCTCTTATTCATTCTTACCTTACTGGAGACAATCTCCCT ACACGTCCATGA